In Synechococcus sp. CB0101, a genomic segment contains:
- the argS gene encoding arginine--tRNA ligase, which yields MLRIAETLDNQLRAAMERAFPEAAPPAGGFDPQLAPASKPEFGDFQANGALPLAKPLGQPPRAIATAVVEQLKAYPSFAELCLEPQIAGPGFINLTLRPERLAAEVQACLQDQRLGVPAVQGGSPVVVDFSSPNIAKEMHVGHLRSTIIGDSLARVLEFRGHPVLRLNHVGDWGTQFGMLITHLKQVAPEALDTADAVDLGDLVAFYREAKKRFDDDEAFQTTSREEVVKLQGGDPVSLKAWGLLCDQSRREFQKIYDRLDIRLSERGESFYNPYLEGVVADLEATGLLVVDDGARCVFLEGVSGKDGKPLPVIVQKSDGGFNYATTDLAAIRYRFGAAPDGDGARRVIYVTDAGQANHFAGVFQVARRAGWVPEDGRLEHVPFGLVQGEDGKKLKTRAGDTVRLRDLLDEAVERAEADLRRRLEEEGRQEEEAFIQQVATTVGLAAVKYADLSQNRITNYQFSFDRMLALQGNTAPYLLYAVVRIAGIARKGGDLEGSSVPIDQPLSFHEPQEWALVRELLKFDAVIAEVEEELLPNRLCTYLFELSQVFNRFYDQVPVLKADEPARASRLALCRLTANTLKLGLGLLGIPTLERM from the coding sequence ATGCTCCGCATCGCTGAAACCCTGGACAACCAGCTGCGAGCAGCGATGGAGCGTGCCTTTCCTGAGGCGGCGCCGCCGGCTGGTGGGTTCGATCCCCAGTTGGCCCCCGCCAGCAAGCCCGAGTTCGGCGATTTTCAGGCCAATGGAGCGTTGCCACTGGCCAAACCGCTGGGGCAGCCGCCGCGGGCGATCGCCACGGCGGTGGTGGAGCAGCTGAAGGCGTATCCGAGCTTTGCGGAGCTGTGCCTCGAGCCCCAGATCGCAGGGCCCGGGTTCATCAACCTCACCTTGCGCCCCGAGCGGCTCGCGGCTGAAGTGCAGGCCTGCCTCCAGGACCAACGCCTTGGGGTGCCGGCGGTGCAGGGCGGATCGCCGGTGGTGGTGGATTTCTCCAGCCCCAACATCGCCAAGGAGATGCACGTGGGGCACCTGCGCTCCACGATCATTGGCGACTCGCTGGCCCGGGTGCTGGAGTTCCGCGGCCATCCGGTGCTGCGGCTCAACCATGTGGGCGATTGGGGCACCCAGTTCGGGATGCTGATCACCCACCTCAAACAGGTGGCACCCGAGGCGCTCGACACGGCCGATGCGGTGGACCTCGGCGATCTGGTGGCCTTCTATCGCGAGGCCAAGAAGCGCTTCGACGACGACGAGGCCTTCCAGACCACCTCCCGTGAGGAGGTGGTGAAGCTGCAGGGCGGTGATCCGGTGTCGCTGAAGGCCTGGGGCCTGCTCTGCGATCAAAGCCGCCGTGAATTCCAGAAGATCTACGACCGGCTCGACATTCGTCTCAGCGAGCGTGGTGAATCCTTCTACAACCCCTACCTCGAGGGTGTGGTGGCCGATCTGGAGGCCACCGGTCTGCTGGTGGTGGATGACGGCGCCCGTTGCGTGTTCCTTGAGGGTGTGAGCGGCAAGGACGGCAAGCCGCTGCCGGTGATCGTGCAGAAGAGCGACGGTGGTTTCAACTACGCCACCACCGATCTGGCGGCGATCCGCTATCGCTTTGGCGCTGCACCGGATGGCGATGGCGCCCGCCGGGTGATCTACGTGACCGATGCCGGCCAGGCCAACCATTTCGCCGGCGTCTTCCAGGTGGCGCGCCGAGCCGGCTGGGTACCTGAAGACGGCCGGCTGGAGCACGTGCCTTTCGGGCTGGTGCAAGGGGAAGACGGCAAGAAGCTGAAAACCCGCGCCGGCGACACCGTGCGTCTGCGCGATCTGCTCGATGAGGCGGTGGAGCGGGCTGAGGCCGACCTGCGCCGCCGCCTGGAGGAGGAGGGCCGCCAGGAGGAGGAGGCCTTCATTCAGCAGGTGGCCACCACGGTGGGGCTGGCGGCGGTGAAATACGCCGATCTCAGCCAGAACCGGATCACCAACTACCAGTTCAGCTTCGACCGGATGTTGGCCTTGCAGGGCAACACCGCGCCCTATCTGCTCTACGCGGTGGTGCGCATCGCCGGCATCGCTCGTAAAGGTGGTGACCTGGAGGGCAGTTCAGTGCCGATCGATCAGCCCCTCAGCTTCCACGAACCGCAGGAATGGGCCCTGGTGCGCGAGCTGCTCAAGTTTGACGCCGTGATCGCCGAGGTGGAGGAGGAGTTGCTGCCCAATCGTCTCTGCACCTACCTGTTTGAGCTCAGCCAGGTCTTCAACCGCTTCTACGACCAGGTGCCTGTGCTGAAGGCCGATGAGCCAGCCCGCGCTTCCCGCCTGGCCCTCTGTCGCCTCACGGCTAACACCCTCAAACTGGGGCTGGGTCTGTTGGGCATTCCCACGCTCGAGCGCATGTGA
- a CDS encoding protein kinase: MAGRERQLKAIVFSDVVDSSVKIFADELIAIQRIKEDLALIRDELQRHGGSLVKSLGDGLLATFDGPTQALEFIQSCVQNLTARGRQSLAHRFGLHTGEIYADGDDILGQGVHLASRLQTVSPANGVAFVRSTYDLIDPRFRRLAQPMGEVELKGLPEPMQAYCLGQEQLLDFAQAHAPEAVQLEMLLADTPFELVRPLGRSPAQQTLLLQERQRERQAVMKLIPAGPSLVEALQVEAACLDRMRHPRIPRVLDAYARAGMFCFIQEYIPGPSLQGSLDLLRRKQRLAELLRQVLQVLEQVHAAGLVHGDLHPANLIPPQEEGPLFLVDFSLLKARLDAGSDQRTAGFTGVSEAGRPFFSAPERARFGRLTPAADLYALGVSALSLYTGQDPASLYDEAQGCWSLQGVEAEVAGWLAPLLEDLPARRVQQAADALRLLDQPPTAPLASSAPALGSSATSHGALSKPVLHQQLVSTYGPMVELLLDSQPSVIAAAQVPALQERLVAAGLARADVEEACRTAQVQPEPAVAVEPERPQASVSSPAQQAGPGLGTLAALRLAIGPIADLIWTAEMERAAAADPQRLRELLLQASVPETAVESLLQQVSEAVAESAPVVAEALQPTTPERDEPAAVDGEQLLLRLIGPIGSTVWQEVAHLPAEQRLAALESTLRGYGLDALTLADLRRQLQGG; encoded by the coding sequence ATGGCCGGGCGTGAACGCCAGCTCAAGGCCATCGTGTTCAGCGATGTGGTCGATTCCTCCGTGAAGATCTTTGCCGATGAGCTGATTGCGATTCAGCGCATCAAAGAAGATCTGGCGCTGATTCGTGATGAGTTGCAGCGCCATGGCGGTTCCTTGGTGAAATCTCTGGGTGATGGCTTGCTGGCCACGTTTGATGGCCCCACCCAGGCGCTGGAATTCATTCAGTCCTGCGTGCAGAACCTGACGGCGAGGGGGCGTCAATCCCTGGCCCATCGCTTTGGTCTGCATACCGGGGAGATTTACGCCGACGGCGACGACATCCTCGGGCAGGGGGTACATCTGGCCTCGCGTCTGCAGACCGTGAGCCCTGCCAATGGTGTGGCGTTTGTGCGCTCCACTTACGACCTGATCGACCCCCGTTTTCGCCGCCTGGCACAGCCCATGGGCGAGGTGGAGCTCAAAGGGTTGCCAGAGCCGATGCAGGCCTATTGCCTGGGCCAGGAGCAGTTGCTCGATTTCGCCCAGGCCCATGCGCCCGAGGCGGTGCAACTGGAGATGCTGCTGGCGGATACGCCGTTTGAGCTGGTGCGCCCGTTGGGACGCTCTCCCGCTCAGCAGACCTTGCTGCTCCAGGAGCGGCAACGGGAGCGCCAGGCGGTGATGAAGCTCATCCCTGCAGGGCCGTCGCTGGTGGAGGCTCTGCAGGTGGAGGCTGCTTGTCTGGATCGGATGCGCCACCCTCGTATCCCGCGGGTGCTGGATGCCTATGCCCGCGCAGGGATGTTCTGCTTCATTCAGGAATACATTCCTGGCCCATCCCTCCAGGGATCACTGGATTTGCTGCGGCGCAAGCAGCGGTTGGCGGAGTTGCTGCGTCAGGTGCTGCAGGTGCTCGAGCAGGTGCATGCGGCTGGTCTGGTCCATGGCGATTTGCACCCCGCCAACCTGATCCCTCCACAGGAGGAGGGCCCGCTCTTCCTGGTGGATTTCTCGTTGCTGAAAGCCCGCCTGGATGCGGGGTCCGATCAGCGCACCGCAGGGTTCACGGGTGTGTCTGAGGCTGGGCGTCCGTTTTTCTCAGCGCCGGAGCGAGCTCGCTTCGGCCGGCTCACCCCAGCCGCCGACCTTTACGCCTTGGGGGTGTCGGCCTTGAGCCTTTACACCGGTCAAGATCCCGCCAGCCTCTACGACGAAGCCCAGGGCTGTTGGTCACTGCAGGGGGTGGAGGCGGAGGTGGCTGGTTGGCTGGCCCCCCTGCTGGAGGACCTGCCGGCCCGGCGGGTTCAGCAGGCAGCTGATGCCTTGCGGCTGCTCGATCAGCCGCCCACGGCTCCGTTGGCCAGCTCCGCCCCGGCGCTGGGGAGCTCGGCGACCAGCCACGGTGCGCTCAGTAAGCCCGTGCTGCATCAGCAGCTGGTGAGCACCTATGGCCCGATGGTGGAGTTGCTGCTCGACAGCCAGCCCAGCGTGATTGCGGCCGCACAGGTGCCTGCGCTGCAGGAGCGGTTGGTGGCGGCCGGCCTGGCGCGCGCTGACGTGGAGGAGGCCTGCCGCACCGCGCAGGTGCAGCCGGAGCCGGCGGTTGCGGTGGAACCCGAGCGCCCGCAGGCCTCTGTGTCCTCCCCGGCTCAACAGGCGGGGCCTGGGCTCGGAACCCTGGCAGCGCTGCGCCTGGCGATTGGTCCGATCGCTGATCTGATCTGGACGGCGGAGATGGAGCGGGCTGCGGCGGCTGATCCGCAGCGATTGCGCGAGTTATTGCTCCAGGCCAGCGTTCCGGAGACAGCTGTGGAGTCGCTGTTGCAGCAGGTCTCGGAGGCGGTGGCTGAGTCAGCTCCCGTCGTGGCGGAGGCCCTTCAGCCCACCACCCCCGAGCGGGACGAGCCTGCGGCTGTGGATGGAGAGCAGTTGCTGTTGCGCCTGATCGGCCCCATTGGCAGCACGGTGTGGCAAGAGGTGGCCCACTTGCCGGCGGAGCAGCGGCTGGCGGCTCTGGAATCCACCCTGCGGGGCTACGGCCTGGATGCGCTCACCCTGGCGGATCTGCGCCGGCAGCTTCAAGGGGGATGA
- a CDS encoding PhnD/SsuA/transferrin family substrate-binding protein has product MSVAGLGVRRPLLAVASLLGILSGCGQQPAAQMSLCGPTGQLRVGFVGAEEGRGSAGQAVLLDPEISSLRDLLTVASRCEVSLEPVASPEQARQRLGAGEWDLAFLPPGLAALAMEGAGNRDYSLLRPLGQRSQSRSQLLVSSGSERRTLAQLNGARLGLLPRGSLTGFYLPLYNLHGLRLQSVDYALSYRELLDQLRAGRLDVIAWDASLPDPGPDVRVIVDDPNLIPVGALVLSQPLVAADHQPFLKLLDQSAAQLPPSLGYVAGVLPEAQRLQRLRTVVTNVESWTLPLKGQPYAVYGRKQQLNAEGAN; this is encoded by the coding sequence ATGAGCGTTGCTGGCTTGGGAGTGCGGCGGCCGCTGCTGGCCGTTGCTTCATTGCTTGGGATCTTGAGTGGCTGCGGGCAGCAACCCGCTGCGCAGATGAGCCTCTGCGGCCCGACCGGTCAGCTGCGGGTGGGATTCGTGGGAGCTGAAGAAGGTCGTGGTTCAGCGGGACAAGCCGTGTTGCTTGACCCTGAGATTTCCAGTCTTCGCGATCTGCTCACCGTCGCCAGTCGCTGTGAGGTATCGCTGGAGCCGGTGGCGAGCCCGGAGCAGGCACGGCAACGGCTCGGGGCCGGTGAATGGGATTTGGCATTCCTGCCGCCTGGCCTGGCCGCGTTGGCGATGGAGGGGGCTGGCAACCGCGACTACAGCCTGCTGCGCCCGCTTGGGCAGCGCAGTCAGTCACGTTCGCAGTTGTTGGTGTCGTCCGGTAGTGAGCGGCGCACGCTCGCACAATTGAACGGCGCCCGGTTGGGCTTATTGCCGCGCGGTTCGCTCACCGGTTTTTATCTGCCCCTCTACAACCTGCACGGGTTGCGTCTGCAGTCGGTGGACTATGCGCTGAGTTACCGCGAGTTGCTCGATCAATTGCGGGCCGGCAGGCTGGATGTGATCGCTTGGGATGCTTCGCTTCCTGATCCCGGCCCGGATGTTCGGGTGATCGTTGATGATCCGAATCTGATCCCCGTGGGTGCGTTGGTGTTGAGTCAGCCCCTGGTGGCGGCTGATCACCAACCGTTTCTGAAGCTGCTGGACCAGAGTGCTGCCCAGCTTCCTCCCAGCCTCGGTTATGTGGCTGGGGTGTTGCCGGAGGCGCAACGGTTGCAACGGCTACGCACAGTCGTGACCAACGTGGAGAGCTGGACATTGCCCCTGAAAGGGCAGCCTTATGCCGTCTACGGTCGCAAACAGCAACTCAATGCTGAGGGAGCGAATTGA
- a CDS encoding DUF3365 domain-containing protein: MKFPVLQGWMVGSGQRPLRKQLAITLSAIFAVSILVAVLLLNQLFGLQARNLIDQRSSFFMDAMLAVREYTSKDVNPIVAPLNEGPGAFRPESVPSYSAQTVFSYLKAKPEYRDYSYREAALNPTNLRDKADSFETGVIERFRNEPSLTTLAGEKSTPLGPMHFVARPIKITKESCLVCHSTPNRAPASQLLTYGDSSGFGWKLNEIVGAQIVTVPQKAVFEAKDRSLFTTALLFVIAFVAVGLITNSVLNQLILRPMREISRKAEEASVTPATVSFDERSRSDEIGLLARSFERMKQSLAISMQMLKDRQGRP, translated from the coding sequence ATGAAGTTTCCGGTGCTCCAGGGCTGGATGGTCGGCTCCGGGCAACGGCCGCTCCGCAAGCAGTTGGCCATCACCTTGTCGGCCATCTTTGCGGTCTCGATCCTGGTGGCTGTGCTGCTGCTGAATCAGCTCTTTGGCCTCCAGGCACGCAACCTGATTGATCAGCGCTCCAGCTTCTTCATGGATGCGATGTTGGCCGTTCGGGAATACACCAGTAAAGACGTTAATCCCATTGTTGCGCCGCTGAATGAGGGGCCGGGTGCGTTCCGTCCTGAGTCTGTACCCAGCTATTCCGCTCAGACGGTCTTTTCGTATCTCAAGGCCAAGCCCGAGTACAGGGACTATTCCTATCGCGAAGCGGCGCTCAATCCCACAAACCTCCGTGATAAGGCTGATAGCTTTGAAACAGGGGTGATTGAGCGCTTTCGCAATGAACCATCGCTGACCACGTTGGCGGGGGAGAAGAGCACGCCGCTTGGTCCGATGCACTTTGTGGCGCGGCCGATCAAGATCACCAAAGAGAGTTGCCTTGTTTGTCACTCCACCCCGAATCGGGCACCGGCCAGTCAACTGCTCACCTATGGCGATAGCAGCGGTTTTGGTTGGAAGCTCAATGAGATCGTGGGCGCTCAGATTGTCACGGTGCCTCAAAAAGCTGTGTTTGAGGCGAAAGACCGGTCGCTGTTCACCACAGCGTTGCTGTTTGTGATCGCATTTGTGGCGGTCGGGCTGATCACCAACAGCGTGCTGAATCAATTGATCCTGCGCCCCATGCGTGAGATCAGCCGTAAGGCGGAGGAGGCCAGCGTCACTCCAGCCACCGTGTCGTTCGATGAGCGCAGCCGCAGCGATGAGATCGGTCTGCTGGCCCGCAGCTTTGAGCGGATGAAGCAGAGCTTGGCCATCTCGATGCAGATGCTCAAGGATCGGCAAGGGCGCCCATGA
- the nadC gene encoding carboxylating nicotinate-nucleotide diphosphorylase: MAAPLTITPQLRAQLQAWLMEDLGRGDLSAAALQGCQGRAYWIAKAEGRFCGGVLLQPLLQELDPDGQVRLLVEEGARVIAGQRLLELEGSAAALVGVERTALNLAMRLSGIATATAALAAELAHTGVHLADTRKTTPGLRVLEKYAVRCGGGVNHRMGLDDAAMLKENHLAWAGGVHQAVGAVQASAPWPARVIVEAETEQQALEAVEAGADGVLLDEFTPAALTALVPVLRRLAAGRSVVLEASGVQPEQLRAYAATGIDLISTSAPVTRSCWLDLSMRFEN, translated from the coding sequence ATGGCAGCTCCCCTGACCATCACCCCCCAGCTCCGAGCCCAGCTGCAGGCCTGGCTGATGGAGGACCTCGGCCGCGGCGATCTCAGCGCTGCTGCGTTGCAGGGATGCCAGGGCCGCGCCTACTGGATCGCCAAGGCAGAAGGGCGCTTCTGCGGAGGCGTGCTGCTCCAGCCCTTGCTGCAGGAGCTGGATCCCGATGGGCAGGTGCGGTTGCTGGTGGAGGAGGGTGCGCGGGTGATCGCTGGCCAGCGCTTGCTCGAGCTGGAGGGTTCGGCGGCGGCGCTGGTGGGTGTGGAGCGCACGGCTCTCAATCTGGCCATGCGGTTGTCGGGCATTGCCACAGCCACCGCAGCCCTGGCGGCGGAGTTGGCGCACACGGGCGTGCACCTGGCGGACACCCGCAAAACCACGCCAGGGCTGCGGGTGTTGGAGAAATACGCGGTGCGTTGCGGCGGCGGGGTGAACCACCGCATGGGCCTCGATGATGCCGCCATGCTGAAGGAAAACCACCTGGCCTGGGCCGGTGGTGTGCACCAGGCCGTGGGGGCAGTGCAGGCCTCGGCCCCTTGGCCGGCGCGGGTGATCGTGGAGGCGGAAACGGAGCAGCAGGCCCTTGAGGCGGTGGAAGCGGGGGCAGATGGGGTGCTGCTGGATGAGTTCACTCCGGCGGCTCTGACGGCCCTGGTGCCAGTGCTGCGCCGCCTGGCGGCAGGTCGTTCCGTGGTCCTGGAGGCTTCCGGCGTTCAGCCCGAGCAGCTACGGGCCTATGCAGCCACGGGCATTGATCTGATTTCCACCAGCGCGCCCGTCACCCGCAGTTGCTGGTTGGATCTGAGCATGCGCTTCGAGAACTGA
- the mnmE gene encoding tRNA uridine-5-carboxymethylaminomethyl(34) synthesis GTPase MnmE, producing MPDDTIAAVATAIAPGEGSVAIVRVSGPEAEAIGQRLFSAPGDQPWESHRVLYGYVCDPANGERVDEALLLLMRAPRSFTRETVVEFHCHGGLISVQRVLELVLVSGARRALPGEFSQRAFLNGRLDLTRAEAISELVTARSRRAAQLAMAGLDGGLQVRISALRERLLDQLAELEARVDFEDDLPPLDGDAVALELQAVRTDLEQLVADGERGQLLREGLRVAIVGRPNVGKSSLLNRLSCSERAIVTDLPGTTRDLVESELVLQGVPLTLLDTAGIRATTDRVEQIGIERSRSALQVADAVLLLFDLSAGWCDDDAALGELVPEGVPVLVVGNKADQLTGAPAVQADVCISALTGAGETELVHQLLARCGHSDPQGVQLALNRRQQDLAAAAAASLSASLEAASQQLPWDFWTIDLRAAVRALGEITGEEVSEAVLDRVFSRFCIGK from the coding sequence TTGCCGGACGACACCATCGCTGCTGTGGCCACGGCCATCGCTCCCGGCGAGGGCAGCGTGGCGATTGTGCGGGTGTCGGGCCCAGAGGCAGAAGCGATTGGCCAACGGCTGTTTTCAGCACCGGGAGATCAGCCCTGGGAGAGCCATCGGGTGCTCTACGGCTACGTGTGTGATCCCGCTAATGGCGAGCGGGTGGATGAGGCGCTGCTGCTGTTGATGCGCGCGCCGCGCAGCTTCACCCGCGAAACAGTGGTGGAATTTCATTGCCATGGCGGCTTGATCAGCGTGCAGCGGGTGCTGGAGCTGGTGCTGGTCAGCGGTGCAAGGCGCGCCCTGCCTGGGGAATTCAGCCAGCGGGCCTTTTTGAATGGCCGCCTCGATCTCACCCGCGCTGAAGCCATCAGCGAGTTGGTGACGGCCCGCAGCCGCCGAGCCGCACAGCTGGCGATGGCCGGCCTCGATGGCGGCTTGCAGGTGCGCATCAGCGCCCTGCGTGAGCGCTTGCTCGATCAGCTGGCGGAGCTGGAAGCGCGGGTGGATTTCGAAGACGATCTGCCGCCCCTCGATGGCGACGCTGTGGCGCTGGAGCTCCAGGCGGTGCGCACGGATCTGGAGCAACTGGTTGCTGATGGCGAGCGCGGTCAGCTGCTGCGTGAGGGCCTGCGCGTCGCCATCGTGGGGCGCCCCAATGTGGGTAAATCCAGCCTGCTGAATCGGCTGAGCTGCAGTGAGCGGGCGATCGTCACCGATCTGCCCGGTACCACCCGCGATCTTGTGGAGAGCGAACTGGTGCTGCAGGGCGTGCCGCTCACCCTGCTCGACACCGCCGGCATCCGCGCCACCACCGATCGGGTGGAGCAGATCGGCATCGAGCGCAGCCGCTCGGCTCTTCAGGTCGCCGATGCGGTGCTGTTGCTCTTTGATCTGAGCGCCGGCTGGTGCGATGACGATGCCGCTCTTGGCGAGCTGGTGCCCGAAGGCGTGCCTGTGTTGGTGGTGGGTAACAAGGCCGATCAGCTCACTGGGGCTCCCGCTGTGCAAGCTGATGTCTGCATCAGCGCCCTCACCGGTGCGGGCGAAACCGAACTGGTGCACCAGCTCCTCGCGCGCTGCGGCCATAGCGATCCCCAGGGCGTGCAGCTGGCCCTCAATCGCCGTCAGCAGGATCTCGCCGCCGCCGCCGCCGCCAGCCTCAGCGCCAGCCTGGAGGCGGCCAGTCAGCAGCTGCCCTGGGATTTCTGGACTATTGATCTGCGTGCTGCGGTGCGGGCCCTGGGTGAAATCACGGGTGAGGAGGTGAGCGAAGCGGTGCTGGATCGCGTCTTCTCCCGCTTCTGCATCGGCAAGTGA
- a CDS encoding class I SAM-dependent methyltransferase translates to MAAASSAGSYDFNALGTASGELDRLQLQARRSAELERSLLLQMGLQDGQDVLDLACGPGVISRLIAETHPASRVTAIDLNGDLLDAARQEAAAAGLERITFLQGDVYAPPLEPGRFDFIYARLLFQHLEDPLRALQAVRGLLKPGGKLCIMDIDDAWLSLVPEPEGFRSFTEAAARAQARQGGNRHIGRELGGLLEAAGFGDVAVHVETVSSRQLGMRAFLDITLGFKRLLLSGAELEAAAGTLAAADALVDDPQAWAFVGVFLASGCRV, encoded by the coding sequence ATGGCTGCTGCCTCCTCTGCCGGTTCCTATGACTTCAACGCCCTCGGCACGGCGAGTGGAGAGTTGGACCGTCTGCAGCTGCAAGCCCGCCGCTCCGCTGAGCTGGAGCGCAGCCTGCTGTTGCAGATGGGCTTGCAGGACGGACAGGACGTGTTGGATCTGGCCTGCGGCCCCGGTGTGATCAGCCGACTGATCGCCGAGACCCATCCCGCCAGCCGGGTGACGGCGATTGACCTCAATGGCGACCTCTTGGATGCCGCGCGCCAGGAAGCTGCCGCCGCCGGCCTGGAGCGGATCACCTTTCTGCAGGGCGATGTCTATGCCCCGCCGCTGGAGCCCGGTCGTTTCGATTTCATCTACGCCCGGCTGCTGTTCCAGCACCTCGAAGATCCGCTGCGGGCGCTGCAGGCGGTGCGCGGCCTGCTCAAGCCCGGCGGCAAGCTTTGCATCATGGACATCGACGATGCCTGGCTCAGCTTGGTGCCTGAGCCCGAGGGCTTCCGGTCCTTCACCGAAGCGGCCGCTCGCGCCCAGGCGCGTCAGGGCGGTAACCGCCACATCGGCCGCGAGCTCGGCGGGTTGCTCGAGGCGGCCGGCTTTGGCGACGTGGCCGTGCATGTGGAAACGGTGAGCTCACGCCAGCTCGGCATGCGCGCCTTCCTCGACATCACCCTCGGCTTCAAGCGCCTGTTGCTCAGCGGCGCCGAGCTTGAGGCCGCTGCCGGCACGCTCGCGGCGGCGGATGCTTTGGTGGACGACCCTCAGGCCTGGGCCTTTGTGGGTGTCTTCCTGGCCAGTGGTTGCCGCGTTTGA
- a CDS encoding cyclic nucleotide-binding domain-containing protein, with translation MNLQVLLVESPEQREAIYALRYAIYVEEMGKSPPAADHQRRWIRDGLDASARLYAIQNEAGALVGTLRLNRLSDLNDPLRELEPLPMAPLLERFPPEAISHTSRLMLLPAWRGGAALGLLFNRCYGDAAEAGVRVDLCHAKPGLVELYEQLGYRRFCPGLELAGVGYQVPMLLALHDREHLRDSRSPLLRHPASRQGEDRWGDAGWMAAIGESYRGLNHRLVEPDHFWAAVGDALREGEQEIPLFRGLSEEQARTLLKTGTVLSCEPGDRLVGEGEPQQELFVVLEGVAEVWRQHDDHRLSLALLQRGAVFGEMGFLGRARRSADVIAVTPMQVLVLTQAFLNRSIRHQPDAAALLLRNLSMVLAERLAQTTDRLWQLSQST, from the coding sequence ATGAACCTCCAGGTGCTGCTGGTTGAGTCCCCCGAGCAACGGGAGGCGATCTATGCACTCCGTTACGCCATCTATGTGGAGGAGATGGGCAAATCGCCTCCGGCGGCCGATCACCAGCGCCGCTGGATCCGCGATGGTCTTGATGCCAGCGCTCGCCTCTATGCCATTCAGAACGAGGCCGGTGCCTTGGTGGGCACGTTGCGCCTCAATCGCCTCAGCGATCTGAACGATCCGCTCCGGGAGTTGGAGCCCCTGCCGATGGCGCCGCTGCTCGAGCGTTTTCCGCCGGAGGCGATCTCCCACACCTCGCGCCTGATGCTGCTGCCCGCCTGGCGCGGTGGCGCAGCCCTGGGACTGCTGTTCAACCGCTGCTACGGCGATGCCGCCGAGGCCGGTGTGCGTGTGGATCTGTGCCACGCCAAGCCTGGCCTGGTGGAGCTCTATGAGCAGCTGGGCTACCGCCGCTTCTGCCCCGGTCTCGAGCTGGCGGGGGTGGGCTATCAGGTGCCGATGCTGCTCGCCTTGCACGATCGCGAGCATCTGCGCGACAGCCGTTCGCCGCTGCTCCGCCACCCGGCTAGCCGCCAGGGCGAGGACCGCTGGGGTGATGCCGGCTGGATGGCCGCGATCGGGGAGAGCTATCGCGGCCTCAATCACCGGCTGGTGGAGCCCGACCACTTCTGGGCGGCGGTGGGTGATGCCCTGCGGGAGGGCGAGCAGGAGATCCCGCTGTTCCGGGGGCTGAGCGAGGAGCAGGCGCGCACCCTGCTCAAGACCGGCACCGTGCTCAGCTGCGAGCCCGGTGATCGCCTGGTGGGCGAGGGGGAGCCGCAGCAGGAGCTGTTCGTGGTGCTGGAGGGGGTGGCGGAAGTGTGGCGACAACACGACGACCACCGGCTCTCCCTGGCGCTTCTGCAGCGGGGTGCGGTGTTTGGGGAGATGGGCTTCCTCGGCCGGGCTCGTCGCAGCGCCGATGTGATTGCCGTGACGCCGATGCAGGTGCTGGTGCTTACCCAGGCCTTCCTGAATCGTTCCATTCGGCATCAACCGGATGCAGCGGCGTTGCTGCTCCGTAACCTCTCGATGGTGCTGGCGGAGCGGTTAGCGCAGACCACCGATCGCCTCTGGCAGCTGAGCCAATCCACCTGA